The following are from one region of the Littorina saxatilis isolate snail1 linkage group LG4, US_GU_Lsax_2.0, whole genome shotgun sequence genome:
- the LOC138964633 gene encoding nascent polypeptide-associated complex subunit alpha, muscle-specific form-like isoform X1, with translation MWRSPTKSVEPNMAQQGAARHRKSRGDIGVLPGKSPATVPVFKHNRSGSAESTTAPSEPPTPTGERSPSSVHPPTPRSWSAPSPRPFKLSNRCRQPSQKASSRSPLQKTPYRSSASQIPPNQLPSHPARSKISPRSQNAIRPAGSQGPAHSDTAIRKACCGETASPSAPPKRRPSSHPVLLHSTPFKIHHVTEPAVIIHTLPPQTGSHPGHAKLPPFSRHTYVHPSAHKHPSIQSPTVRQPPSKVLPRTQSTHQRPRPQKSRPTAESVFRRLSQVSNAALAAHRTLPSVGLNTSGSAAYQSFQGAPSRAPPMAPPCARSTATPRTLSMAPPCAPSKSPPFAPSMAQPRAPSMAKPRAPSMSPPRAPSMAPPRAPSMAPPRAPSMAPSRAHPGAPFPSIAPFRAPRTSPSAGLNISGSAAYQPSPHAPSKALFRPQPGAPSRAPSLAPPRVPPGTPIRAPSMAPSRSPSQAPSMAPSRAPSMAPSRAPSHAPSIAGIQDPTRALFRTPSRTSARRPSPSRTQSQGSVRGVPSVTNSLRDTRSSPSKIPSPGIRRSPSARSMSPGFRGAAPANSDDSINPFKGRARGRRPTGYPGNLSGAVSPCQPAQACESEEVVPCFKFFTTRADGADCCEEGFTSGVEVSFKKRGCTQSHAPGPNGGAASALEDKDLYIVIGGHLNSNTNKGLAKTQVLEISENKWEKCEEAMPQTRFHFAAAFLDCNIYVVGGYDPQDRRCGAHATKDTFLFEVASQRWEKVCSMLCARSFHTVCVLDGRIYAMGGQDQDEEVQDSVEVYEPESDRWSSLPCMQTCRAGACSAVLKGRVFVVGGYDESGTVLLSTEWFETCANRWYTRGDLRIPRAQACLAQVDRCLFLCGGVTRNICTGVLGSVRYVDRYDPDADEWTHLTDMHTARHNSGAAAVGSQIFIVGGVSTDTGQMLHSVECYDAQTRKWDTSLPWLPVAASSQLACVAMSY, from the exons ATGTGGCGTTCACCAACAAAGTCTGTAGAGCCCAACATGGCTCAACAAGGGGCTGCTCGGCATCGCAAAAGCCGCGGGGACATCGGAGTACTGCCCGGCAAAAGCCCGGCTACAGTACCCGTTTTCAAACATAATCGCAGTGGTTCCGCCGAGTCCACTACTGCTCCATCTGAGCCGCCGACTCCTACAGGCGAAAGGAGTCCCTCTTCCGTTCACCCCCCGACTCCCCGTTCCTGGTCAGCTCCCAGCCCTAGACCATTTAAGCTGTCAAATCGTTGTCGTCAGCCGTCCCAGAAGGCGTCGTCCCGATCTCCTCTTCAGAAAACTCCTTACCGCAGCTCAGCGTCTCAGATACCACCGAATCAATTGCCTAGCCATCCAGCTCGTTCTAAAATTTCACCTCGTTCTCAAAATGCAATTCGTCCAGCCGGCTCGCAAGGTCCAGCTCATTCAGACACTGCAATTCGCAAGGCTTGCTGTGGAGAAACTGCAAGCCCTTCAGCTCCTCCCAAACGGAGACCTTCTTCCCATCCTGTATTACTACACTCAACCCCTTTCAAAATCCATCACGTTACGGAACCTGCAGTAATTATTCACACGCTGCCTCCCCAGACAGGCTCCCATCCAGGTCATGCCAAGTTGCCGCCCTTCTCTCGACACACATATGTCCACCCTTCTGCTCATAAACACCCATCCATCCAATCACCAACTGTTCGCCAACCTCCATCCAAGGTGTTACCCCGGACCCAGTCCACACATCAACGTCCTAGGCCACAGAAATCGCGTCCTACCGCGGAGTCGGTTTTCCGTCGTTTATCGCAGGTATCAAATGCCGCCTTAGCGGCACATCGCACTCTGCCATCTGTGGGGTTGAATACTTCAGGGTCCGCAGCCTATCAGTCTTTCCAGGGTGCACCATCTCGTGCCCCACCAATGGCACCACCTTGTGCTCGATCCACGGCAACACCTCGTACTCTATCCATGGCACCACCTTGTGCTCCATCCAAATCACCACCTTTTGCTCCATCCATGGCACAACCTCGTGCTCCATCAATGGCAAAACCTCGTGCTCCATCCATGTCACCACCTCGTGCTCCATCCATGGCACCGCCTCGTGCTCCATCCATGGCACCGCCTCGTGCTCCATCCATGGCACCATCTCGCGCACACCCGGGGGCACCATTTCCGTCGATAGCACCATTTCGTGCACCCCGCACTTCGCCATCTGCGGGGTTGAATATTTCAGGGTCTGCAGCCTATCAGCCTTCACCTCATGCTCCATCCAAGGCACTATTTCGTCCACAACCAGGAGCACCGTCTCGGGCTCCATCGCTGGCACCGCCCCGTGTACCACCGGGGACGCCAATTCGTGCTCCATCGATGGCTCCTTCGCGTTCACCATCTCAAGCTCCATCGATGGCACCATCTCGAGCTCCATCGATGGCACCATCTCGTGCTCCATCGCATGCTCCATCCATTGCAGGAATTCAAGATCCTACTCGAGCACTGTTTCGCACACCTTCTCGTACTTCAGCGAGACGCCCAAGCCCATCCAGGACACAATCTCAAGGAAGCGTACGTGGGGTTCCGTCTGTGACAAACTCTCTGAGGGACACCCGAAGCTCTCCGTCCAAGATACCTTCACCCGGAATCAGAAGGTCGCCCTCGGCTCGCTCCATGTCACCGGGATTCCGTGGCGCAGCCCCGGCGAACTCGGACGATAGTATCAACCCCTTCAAGGGAAGAGCACGGGGGCGGCGTCCGACCGGCTATCCGGGAAACCTGTCCGGAGCTGTTTCTCCTTGCCAACCAGCGCAGGCTTGCGAGTCTGAGGAAGTGGTACCGTGCTTCAAGTTCTTCACGACGCGTGCTGACGGTGCTGACTGTTGTGAGGAAG GCTTCACAAGCGGTGTTGAAGTCAGCTTCAAGAAGAGAGGCTGCACGCAGTCACATGCCCCTGGGCCCAACGGAGGAGCGGCTAGTGCTTTAGAAGACAAAGATCTCTACATAGTCATCGGTGGTCACTTGAACTCCAACACCAACAAAG GCTTGGCTAAAACCCAAGTTCTAGAGATTTCAGAGAACAAATGGGAGAAGTGCGAAGAAGCAATGCCCCAGACCCGATTTCATTTTGCTGCAGCCTTCCTCGACTGCAACATCTACGTTGTTG GAGGTTATGATCCTCAAGACAGAAGATGCGGTGCGCATGCCACTAAGGACACTTTTCTGTTCGAGGTTGCTTCACAAAG ATGGGAGAAGGTGTGCTCCATGCTGTGTGCTCGTTCCTTCCACACGGTGTGTGTCCTGGACGGTCGTATCTACGCCATGGGGGGTCAGGACCAGGATGAGGA GGTACAGGACTCAGTTGAAGTGTACGAGCCTGAGAGTGACCGCTGGTCAAGCCTGCCCTGTATGCAGACCTGTCGGGCCGGGGCGTGTTCTGCCGTCTTGAAGGGGCGAGTGTTCGTGGTTGGGGGTTATGACGAGTCGGGTACCGTGCTGCTATCCACTGAATGGTTTGAGACCTGCGCCAACAG GTGGTACACCCGTGGCGACCTCCGTATCCCTCGTGCCCAGGCGTGCCTCGCGCAGGTGGACCGCTGTCTCTTCCTGTGTGGGGGAGTCACGCGTAACATCTGCACGGGTGTCCTGGGGAGTGTCCGTTACGTGGACAGGTATGACCCCGACGCGGATGAGTGGACACACCTGACTGACATGCACACTGCGCGACACAACTCTGGGGCTGCTGCCGTTG gcAGTCAGATCTTTATAGTAGGCGGAGTGTCAACGGACACGGGTCAGATGCTGCACTCCGTTGAATGCTATGACGCTCAGACACGCAAGTGGGACACCTCGCTTCCTTGGCTGCCAGTGGCTGCGTCATCACAACTGGCGTGTGTCGCGATGTCATATTAA
- the LOC138964633 gene encoding uncharacterized protein DKFZp434B061-like isoform X2 encodes MWRSPTKSVEPNMAQQGAARHRKSRGDIGVLPGKSPATVPVFKHNRSGSAESTTAPSEPPTPTGERSPSSVHPPTPRSWSAPSPRPFKLSNRCRQPSQKASSRSPLQKTPYRSSASQIPPNQLPSHPARSKISPRSQNAIRPAGSQGPAHSDTAIRKACCGETASPSAPPKRRPSSHPVLLHSTPFKIHHVTEPAVIIHTLPPQTGSHPGHAKLPPFSRHTYVHPSAHKHPSIQSPTVRQPPSKVLPRTQSTHQRPRPQKSRPTAESVFRRLSQVSNAALAAHRTLPSVGLNTSGSAAYQSFQGAPSRAPPMAPPCARSTATPRTLSMAPPCAPSKSPPFAPSMAQPRAPSMAKPRAPSMSPPRAPSMAPPRAPSMAPPRAPSMAPSRAHPGAPFPSIAPFRAPRTSPSAGLNISGSAAYQPSPHAPSKALFRPQPGAPSRAPSLAPPRVPPGTPIRAPSMAPSRSPSQAPSMAPSRAPSMAPSRAPSHAPSIAGIQDPTRALFRTPSRTSARRPSPSRTQSQGSVRGVPSVTNSLRDTRSSPSKIPSPGIRRSPSARSMSPGFRGAAPANSDDSINPFKGRARGRRPTGYPGNLSGAVSPCQPAQACESEEVVPCFKFFTTRADGADCCEEGFTSGVEVSFKKRGCTQSHAPGPNGGAASALEDKDLYIVIGGHLNSNTNKGLAKTQVLEISENKWEKCEEAMPQTRFHFAAAFLDCNIYVVGGYDPQDRRCGAHATKDTFLFEVASQRWEKVCSMLCARSFHTVCVLDGRIYAMGGQDQDEEVQDSVEVYEPESDRWSSLPCMQTCRAGACSAVLKGRVFVVGGYDESGTVLLSTEWFETCANRQSDLYSRRSVNGHGSDAALR; translated from the exons ATGTGGCGTTCACCAACAAAGTCTGTAGAGCCCAACATGGCTCAACAAGGGGCTGCTCGGCATCGCAAAAGCCGCGGGGACATCGGAGTACTGCCCGGCAAAAGCCCGGCTACAGTACCCGTTTTCAAACATAATCGCAGTGGTTCCGCCGAGTCCACTACTGCTCCATCTGAGCCGCCGACTCCTACAGGCGAAAGGAGTCCCTCTTCCGTTCACCCCCCGACTCCCCGTTCCTGGTCAGCTCCCAGCCCTAGACCATTTAAGCTGTCAAATCGTTGTCGTCAGCCGTCCCAGAAGGCGTCGTCCCGATCTCCTCTTCAGAAAACTCCTTACCGCAGCTCAGCGTCTCAGATACCACCGAATCAATTGCCTAGCCATCCAGCTCGTTCTAAAATTTCACCTCGTTCTCAAAATGCAATTCGTCCAGCCGGCTCGCAAGGTCCAGCTCATTCAGACACTGCAATTCGCAAGGCTTGCTGTGGAGAAACTGCAAGCCCTTCAGCTCCTCCCAAACGGAGACCTTCTTCCCATCCTGTATTACTACACTCAACCCCTTTCAAAATCCATCACGTTACGGAACCTGCAGTAATTATTCACACGCTGCCTCCCCAGACAGGCTCCCATCCAGGTCATGCCAAGTTGCCGCCCTTCTCTCGACACACATATGTCCACCCTTCTGCTCATAAACACCCATCCATCCAATCACCAACTGTTCGCCAACCTCCATCCAAGGTGTTACCCCGGACCCAGTCCACACATCAACGTCCTAGGCCACAGAAATCGCGTCCTACCGCGGAGTCGGTTTTCCGTCGTTTATCGCAGGTATCAAATGCCGCCTTAGCGGCACATCGCACTCTGCCATCTGTGGGGTTGAATACTTCAGGGTCCGCAGCCTATCAGTCTTTCCAGGGTGCACCATCTCGTGCCCCACCAATGGCACCACCTTGTGCTCGATCCACGGCAACACCTCGTACTCTATCCATGGCACCACCTTGTGCTCCATCCAAATCACCACCTTTTGCTCCATCCATGGCACAACCTCGTGCTCCATCAATGGCAAAACCTCGTGCTCCATCCATGTCACCACCTCGTGCTCCATCCATGGCACCGCCTCGTGCTCCATCCATGGCACCGCCTCGTGCTCCATCCATGGCACCATCTCGCGCACACCCGGGGGCACCATTTCCGTCGATAGCACCATTTCGTGCACCCCGCACTTCGCCATCTGCGGGGTTGAATATTTCAGGGTCTGCAGCCTATCAGCCTTCACCTCATGCTCCATCCAAGGCACTATTTCGTCCACAACCAGGAGCACCGTCTCGGGCTCCATCGCTGGCACCGCCCCGTGTACCACCGGGGACGCCAATTCGTGCTCCATCGATGGCTCCTTCGCGTTCACCATCTCAAGCTCCATCGATGGCACCATCTCGAGCTCCATCGATGGCACCATCTCGTGCTCCATCGCATGCTCCATCCATTGCAGGAATTCAAGATCCTACTCGAGCACTGTTTCGCACACCTTCTCGTACTTCAGCGAGACGCCCAAGCCCATCCAGGACACAATCTCAAGGAAGCGTACGTGGGGTTCCGTCTGTGACAAACTCTCTGAGGGACACCCGAAGCTCTCCGTCCAAGATACCTTCACCCGGAATCAGAAGGTCGCCCTCGGCTCGCTCCATGTCACCGGGATTCCGTGGCGCAGCCCCGGCGAACTCGGACGATAGTATCAACCCCTTCAAGGGAAGAGCACGGGGGCGGCGTCCGACCGGCTATCCGGGAAACCTGTCCGGAGCTGTTTCTCCTTGCCAACCAGCGCAGGCTTGCGAGTCTGAGGAAGTGGTACCGTGCTTCAAGTTCTTCACGACGCGTGCTGACGGTGCTGACTGTTGTGAGGAAG GCTTCACAAGCGGTGTTGAAGTCAGCTTCAAGAAGAGAGGCTGCACGCAGTCACATGCCCCTGGGCCCAACGGAGGAGCGGCTAGTGCTTTAGAAGACAAAGATCTCTACATAGTCATCGGTGGTCACTTGAACTCCAACACCAACAAAG GCTTGGCTAAAACCCAAGTTCTAGAGATTTCAGAGAACAAATGGGAGAAGTGCGAAGAAGCAATGCCCCAGACCCGATTTCATTTTGCTGCAGCCTTCCTCGACTGCAACATCTACGTTGTTG GAGGTTATGATCCTCAAGACAGAAGATGCGGTGCGCATGCCACTAAGGACACTTTTCTGTTCGAGGTTGCTTCACAAAG ATGGGAGAAGGTGTGCTCCATGCTGTGTGCTCGTTCCTTCCACACGGTGTGTGTCCTGGACGGTCGTATCTACGCCATGGGGGGTCAGGACCAGGATGAGGA GGTACAGGACTCAGTTGAAGTGTACGAGCCTGAGAGTGACCGCTGGTCAAGCCTGCCCTGTATGCAGACCTGTCGGGCCGGGGCGTGTTCTGCCGTCTTGAAGGGGCGAGTGTTCGTGGTTGGGGGTTATGACGAGTCGGGTACCGTGCTGCTATCCACTGAATGGTTTGAGACCTGCGCCAACAG gcAGTCAGATCTTTATAGTAGGCGGAGTGTCAACGGACACGGGTCAGATGCTGCACTCCGTTGA